The Styela clava chromosome 13, kaStyClav1.hap1.2, whole genome shotgun sequence genome has a window encoding:
- the LOC120333009 gene encoding (3R)-3-hydroxyacyl-CoA dehydrogenase-like codes for MSIGRLIGTAAIVTGGGSGIGRAICQKFAKEGASVAILDINSEGITRTLNELPSNRANKHCAIKINVSSSEQVKNSLMLAEEKLGMRSTILVNSAGIAKLKAFSKVDDATFDNILNVNLRGTFLMTKEFLKMTSKNTSSGNDILGSVINISSMAGKMGSAGQGPYCAFKFGVIGLTKTFAVEFPKHKVRCNAVLPGMTDTPILDGVPKSMEIYWTLK; via the coding sequence ATGTCTATTGGAAGACTAATCGGAACAGCCGCCATTGTTACCGGCGGTGGTAGCGGAATTGGGCGCGCAATCTGTCAAAAATTTGCAAAGGAAGGAGCAAGTGTTGCAATCCTTGACATAAACTCTGAAGGTATTACTCGAACACTAAATGAATTGCCGAGTAATCGTGCAAATAAACACTGTGCTATCAAGATAAATGTATCGTCATCTGAACAAGTAAAAAATTCACTTATGTTAGCGGAGGAAAAACTAGGAATGAGGAGCACTATTCTCGTGAACAGCGCTGGAATTGCCAAGTTGAAAGCATTTTCGAAAGTTGATGATGCCACTTTTGATAACATCCTTAACGTCAATCTGAGAGGCACTTTTCTGATGACTAAAGAATTTTTAAAGATGACGTCAAAGAATACTTCAAGTGGGAACGATATACTTGGCTCTGTAATCAACATATCTAGCATGGCCGGTAAGATGGGTTCCGCTGGACAAGGTCCGTATTGTGCATTCAAATTTGGTGTTATTggtttaacaaaaactttcgcGGTCGAATTTCCAAAACACAAGGTCCGCTGCAACGCTGTTTTGCCCGGCATGACTGACACACCGATACTCGATGGCGTTCCAAAATCCATGGAAATATATTGGACGCTAAAGTAA